CCAGCGCCAGGCGATCGAGAAGGCGCTGGACATCGACCTCACCGAGGAGGACACGAACAAACTGATGCCGAGCGACATTCGGGACTGGTTCGAGGACATCCCGGACGAGGACATGGAAGTGCTGGGGATCGATCCCGAGCGGTCCCGGCCCGAGTGGATGATCCTCACCGTCCTTCCCGTGCCGCCCGTAACGGCGCGACCGTCGATCACCCTCGACAACGGCCAGCGCTCCGAGGACGACCTCACGCACAAGCTGGTCGACATCATCCGGATCAACCAGCGGTTCATGGAGAACCGCGAGGCCGGTGCACCCCAGCTGATCATCGAGGACCTGTGGGAACTGCTGCAGTACCACGTCACGACGTTCATGGACAACGAGATTTCGGGGACGCCGCCGGCCCGGCACCGTTCCGGCCGGCCGCTCAAGACCCTCTCTCAGCGGCTGAAGGGCAAGGAGGGCCGGTTCCGCGGCTCGCTGTCCGGGAAGCGCGTGAACTTCTCCGCTCGGACCGTCATCTCGCCGGACCCGACTCTCTCGCTGAACGAGGTCGGCGTTCCGGACCGGGTCGCAAAGGAGATGACCCAGACGATGAACGTCACCGAGCGCAACTTGGAGGAGGCCCGGCGGTTCGTCGCGAACGGTCCCGAGGGCCACCCCGGTGCGAACTACGTGCGCCGACCCGACGGCCGCCGACTGAAGGTGACCGAGAAGAACTGCGAACAGCTCGCCGAGAAGGTCGACGCGGGCTGGGAGGTCAACCGCCACCTCATCGACGGCGACATCGTCATCTTCAACCGACAGCCGTCGCTGCACCGGATGTCGATCATGGCTCACGAGGTCGTGGTCATGCCGTACAAGACCTTCCGCCTGAACACCGTCGTCTGTCCGCCGTACAACGCCGACTTCGACGGTGACGAGATGAACATGCACGCCTTACAGAACGAGGAGGCCCGCGCGGAAGCGCGCGTGCTCATGCGCGTCCAGGAGCAGATCCTGAGCCCTCGCTTCGGGGAGAACATCATCGGGGCCATCCAGGACCACATCTCCGGGATGTACCTCCTGACACACGACAACCCCCAGTTCAACGAGACCCAGGCGCTCGACCTGCTGCGTGCCACCCGGATCGACGAACTGCCGGACCCCAGCGGGATCGACGACGAAGGGAATCCGTTCTGGACCGGCTACGACGTCTTCTCCGAACTGCTGCCCGACGACCTCGACCTCGAGTTCACGGGCACCGTCGGCGACGACGTCGTCATCGAGGGCGGGCAACTGATCGAGGGCACCATCGCCGAGGACGAAGTCGGCGAGTTCGGCGGCGAGATCGTCGACACCATCACGAAGGTCTACGGCAACACCCGCTCTCGGATCTTCATCAACGAGGTCTCGACGCTGGCGATGCGGGCGATCATGCACTTCGGGTTCTCGATCGGGATCGACGACGAGACCATTCCCGAAGAGGCGGAGGCCCGCATCGACGAGACGATCGAGGACGCCAACGATCGCGTCGAGGAACTGATCGAGGCCTACGAACGCGGCGAACTCGAGAGTCTCCCGGGCCGGACGATCGACGAGACCCTCGAGATGAAGATCATGCAGACGCTCTCCCGCGCGCGTGACAACGCGGGGAACATCGCGGAAGAGCACTTCTCGGAGGACAACCCGGCGGTCGTCATGGCCAGTTCGGGTGCGCGTGGGTCGATGCTGAACCTGACCCAGATGGCCGGTGCCGTCGGCCAGCAGGCGGTCCGCGGTGAGCGGATCAACCGCGGCTACGAGGACCGGACGCTCTCTCACTACAAGCCAAACGACCTCTCGGCCGAGGCTCACGGCTTCGTCGAGAACTCCTACACCGGCGGGCTGACCCCGCGGGAGTTCTTCTTCCACGCGATGGGCGGCCGCGAGGGGCTGGTCGACACGGCCGTGCGAACGTCGAAGTCCGGCTACCTCCAGCGCCGGCTGATCAACGCCCTCTCCGAACTCGAGACCCAGTACGACGGGACGGTCCGCGACACGTCCGATACGATCGTCCAGTTCGAGTTCGGCGAAGACGGTACCTCGCCGGTCAAGGTCTCTTCCGGCGACGAGAACGAGATCGACGTCGAACGGATCGCCGATCGCGTGCTCGACTCCGAGTTCGCGTCCGAGAAAGAGCGAGCAGAGTTCCTCGGGACGACACAGGAGCCGACCAACCTCTCGGAGAAGGCGGACGATCGTCGCTTCTACGAGGGTCCGGAGGTGACCTCCGATGACTGAGGTCGACTACGACGTCGACGACGACACGATCGCGGTCGTCGAGGACACCGATCTCCCCCGTCGGCTCAAGGACAACGTCTACGAGACGCTCGAAGACCGCGGGGACGCCACCGTCGAGGACGCCGACGAACTGGCGAAGGCGGTCGAGGCCCGGTACACGGACACTCGCGTCGATCCGCTCGACCCCGTCGGCACCGTCTCCGCCCAGTCGATCGGGGAACCCGGGACCCAGCTGACGATGAACACGTTCCACTACGCGGGGGTCGCGGAGATCGACGTGACGCAGGGCCTACCCCGACTCATCGAGTTGGTC
The nucleotide sequence above comes from Halosolutus halophilus. Encoded proteins:
- a CDS encoding DNA-directed RNA polymerase subunit A'; amino-acid sequence: MQNGTPKDIGKINFGLMEPEEYREMSATKIITADTYDDDGFPIDMGLMDPRLGVIDPGLECKTCGKHSGSCNGHFGHIELAAPVIHVGFTKLIRRLLRGTCRECSRLLLTEDEREEFYGQIEESRKLGRDLNDVTKAAIRQARKKDRCPFCGEIQYDIDHEKPTTYYEVQQVLTSEYSQRIAGAMQGDEEAGVERTTPDELAEETEIELTRINEILSGSFRPRESQRQAIEKALDIDLTEEDTNKLMPSDIRDWFEDIPDEDMEVLGIDPERSRPEWMILTVLPVPPVTARPSITLDNGQRSEDDLTHKLVDIIRINQRFMENREAGAPQLIIEDLWELLQYHVTTFMDNEISGTPPARHRSGRPLKTLSQRLKGKEGRFRGSLSGKRVNFSARTVISPDPTLSLNEVGVPDRVAKEMTQTMNVTERNLEEARRFVANGPEGHPGANYVRRPDGRRLKVTEKNCEQLAEKVDAGWEVNRHLIDGDIVIFNRQPSLHRMSIMAHEVVVMPYKTFRLNTVVCPPYNADFDGDEMNMHALQNEEARAEARVLMRVQEQILSPRFGENIIGAIQDHISGMYLLTHDNPQFNETQALDLLRATRIDELPDPSGIDDEGNPFWTGYDVFSELLPDDLDLEFTGTVGDDVVIEGGQLIEGTIAEDEVGEFGGEIVDTITKVYGNTRSRIFINEVSTLAMRAIMHFGFSIGIDDETIPEEAEARIDETIEDANDRVEELIEAYERGELESLPGRTIDETLEMKIMQTLSRARDNAGNIAEEHFSEDNPAVVMASSGARGSMLNLTQMAGAVGQQAVRGERINRGYEDRTLSHYKPNDLSAEAHGFVENSYTGGLTPREFFFHAMGGREGLVDTAVRTSKSGYLQRRLINALSELETQYDGTVRDTSDTIVQFEFGEDGTSPVKVSSGDENEIDVERIADRVLDSEFASEKERAEFLGTTQEPTNLSEKADDRRFYEGPEVTSDD